From the genome of Brassica napus cultivar Da-Ae unplaced genomic scaffold, Da-Ae ScsIHWf_618;HRSCAF=913, whole genome shotgun sequence:
ACTAACAAAAGAAGGTAGTAACATGGCATCGAATCTAAGTGACATGTCAATTTCGAATAACTGAGAAAGTAACCCGACACATAAAGAGAAACACTTAAAAGAGCAATTTGGTGGTTTAGCTTTGAAGAGAATCACCCCAATAGAAAATGTTCAACGATCCATTACCACTAGAATATTATATAGCCAAGTAGGATTAACGGATATAATTACATATTATTAATCTCCGGACCTTGGTCGAAAAATGAATATTATTAGATAGTCTTAACTTTCGGATTGTTGATAACATGCATGTGTGTACGTAAGTGTATAGAACATGGAACGTGAAACATGCATGTGTGTATGTAAGTGGCAAGTGTGCCTAGAAGGCTAAAATCTAGCCGAAATTGTAAATTAGAACGCAAAGATCCTTAATTTCATAGTTTTATCAACGAAGTTTTATTTAGTTTgatattgatttataaattgtCAGCTGTCATCTTTTAAATTGTACTTTCAGTGGTCATCAAAGGCAACAACCATAGAGagtcaataaaatttaatattccaGAAGAATCGATGAATTTCCTTCATTTTCATATTAGTTTTCTAAATATCCCAAAAATCAATGGAACACTATCATCTGCTAGATAATGTTTTAATATACTGTGATAAAAAAGGATCTGTCAGACAAAAAACATACTATAAGAAGGagaaaatcacattttaaacCTTCAAAGTGTCTTATTTTTGCACTTTAAACACTAAACGTTTTTGACTAGCACTTTAAATCTTGAAAGTGatatttttatcataacaaacctccaatgaggtttacttgtttaccAAATCAACGAGGTGACATGTACTGTTCATTTTGTGAAGAcgtgtcgtttttttttttaaaataaaaacaaaaaaatataaaaaattcgaaaaaatcaattttttttttgaaaaattcaaaaaatataaaaataacatttcaaaattaaaataaaataaaatattttttaaaaaaaataatccaattataaaccaataaatatatataatgtaataaCTTGAATGGTATActagattctgttttttttttgtttttgattttttttttaatttttgatttattaatacttaatttattattttttgtgaaaCTAGAAAATATGTCATAGACCACTTAAAATGTTTTTGACcttaactaaaatattgtaagttagtttgaaatataattaagaGATAGAGAGGTATGCCTTTAGATTTGTATATGTTAGGTTTTGGTATGAGTGGAACTTCTTAGATAAgtaacatatattttagtttctctaaagtttgattagttatttatttaatttcaaagttATTTACTAGTTTAAGAACTTCACTTATaagttaatttcttttttaaagaaacttaaaattactaaaataaatagcattttaataaataataccaATAATACGAttaattttggaaatttaacaagttaagtattaataaatcaaaaaaactaaaaaaaatcaaaaccaaaaaaccagAATCTAGAATCACCATTcaagttattatattatatatacttattggtttataattggattaatttttaaaaatatttattttatttttaattttgaaattttattttttatattttttgaaattttatattttttgaatttgttcgattttttgatatttttttgaattttctgtgtattttatttttatttaaaaaagaaatcgaCACGTCATCACAAAATGCACAGTACATATCTCCTAGTTGACTTGGAGAtttgttatgataaaaatgtcactttcaAAATTTAAAGTCCTAGTAAAAAACGTTCAGTATTTAAAATGCGAGAATGTGACACTCTCAGAATTTAAATTGCGATTTTCCCCTATTAGAAGTTATCTTGTTGAGAAATATGAACATATAACATTTGGCTTATCCATCTTACTTATGGCGAAAGAACCCAAGAGGAGGAAATAGGCATTAACAAGTTACAACGGGCAAACTaacagcaacaaaaaaaaagaagcaaacctCAAACTAGACATAGTACATTGATAACCTTCGAGACCAAACACGCCAAAAAGaacaattaaaagaaaatttctcTCAGCTCAAAGTCGAACACGCTTGGCATCAGTTTGTGGGACACTGATATCACCTCCATTGCCTTTGCTTGTACTATCAGTTTGTCCctgccaaaaaaaaaccaatatcAAAATCACACTTATATGCTTCATCATTGATCTTTAAAGCAAATGTATACACCTAAAGTTCAGGAGCATTGATGATTCAATCGTTAAAACATCTATAAGCCTTTCAATCTTTTACTGATGCTAACATTTTCAGCAGGTGCAGCAAAACGACACTTGTGCCATTTGGACAGAGATTCTTAGGAAGTAAGAAGGAAAGAAGCTTACAGTTTCACCAGGAACAACCGCATATCTCTCTGAAGGTGACACCCAACTTTTCCCTGCAACAACCCAATggagaaattaaaatatatgacTCTAAGAATACTTAAAAactgtaagttttttttgtccTTTTTCACCTGAAGATGGATCAAAACTAGAAGATTCTATATGTTGTCCACTTGCTCCATCAACACTCAGTGCCTCTATGATCTTTGGAGAATTCCTACAAAGACAGAAAACCAAACATCCATTTCACGTTGTCAACGATGGGTACTGAATGCAACTGTAAAGCAATGGCTTTGGCCGATCTTCTTATTTGTGTTACACTGAACTAAAATTATCACACTTTCACCTGTCAAGTGATTCTCCAATACCGAGCTGTCCATTTGTACCTCTGCCCCAAGCAAACACATTGTTTCTTTCAGTCACAGCCAAGGTATGTCTCCATCCACATGAGACCTGAACTACTTTCTGTGAAAATATTTGTGTGTATTAGCAAAGAAAAGCAACAAAATTGAGACATGAGCTGATTATTATGTAGAGTGTGAAAAAGGCTGTCTGCTTAAAATCTTGTAGGGGTCATTAAGTCAAAGCAACATGCCTGATCGTCGGGAAATCGCACTTGCACAGGAGAACACTGATCTAAGTTATTGCCCACTCCTACTTGTCCAAACTGCGTGCTAAAAAGGAGCGTAAGTTAGAAGCTTGCCCTATTCAAGGTGAGTTACTTTTAGCAACGCAGTATAAGGATTGCATATCTTGCTGACAAGTATAGTCGATTTTGTTGCTTAAAACACTATTCAAGCGCATGCCTAAAGCAACTGAAAGCAAAACTCAGATTAATGTGTAGATGATATAGCTTGACCTTATTCCAACCCCATCCATATAGTTTTCCATCAGAAGTCAATGCCATTGTATGTCTCCAACCTCCCGAAATctgaaaaataaccaaaaatgaTCCCGAAGATCTTGAGCCAGAAGAACACAACCAGCAGAGATATATACAATGAGACGGTCTTCTTCAACAAACAATAACTGTCAGAAACTTTTACTACTTAATTCATGCAGCGAGAATAAGAAAAACACCCAAGTATTAATCCTATTTAATGAATAAATATAAGCAATTTAGGAGGCCTAGGTGAAACCTGAGAGATAACGCTGTTGCCTAGCGCTTCCAGTTTGTGAGGAACAAGGTGATCCTCCAAGTCTCCATGTCCTAGTTGTCCATATTTGCTCCATCCATAAGTATATAATGCTCCAGAGTAAGAAACTGATATTGTGTGTCGCCATCCACAAGCAACCATCGACATCTTCTCACCCTACAATTTTATTTCCCACAACCACGAAAGTGAGTATTAGTGAGGGTGCATGATCTCAATGATCCATGCTCTGTTGTTCAGATTAAGGAGAACATATAGTGCAGTGTATAATCAAGGGCAAGGCTCATTGAACTATATTTGAATCATTTCATGTATACTGAATTTCAAATGCAAGTGTAAACAAATAGCAGGTGTTTCAAATAAATATAGAGCAAGAGTCTGATAGCTTCTTACACCAGCAGAGGTAACTCTTTCAGGAACCAAGCGGTCATTCCGGTCACCTAATCCCAAATTTCCATATCTTCCCCATCCCCATCCATAAAGATCACCATCTTCTGTAACCGCAGCAGTGTGTTCTGCACCAGCTGCAACCATTTTGATTCGTATTCCCTGCACCCATTAAGAATTTGAAGCGTCGATGTAACACTTTGGATTAAGTAACCAACCTACTTACAGTCTACGATCAATAAATCTTCTAATTTACTTGGTCAGAGCTATTATCAATAGACCCTACCTTACATCTGTGTTTGCGGATAGTATAATAACACAAAGTTATAGCTATTTTAGACCCCCTCATGTATTAGTTTCCTATCCTACATACGGTAACTTTtactatattttgaaaatgtctccACCAGATGTGGACCCTTAATTAGTATTACTCGTATTTTCAAAAAGAGCAAGTTGCGAAAATGTATGGACCCAACATTGACTCAATTCTGAATCACAGTGTGTTTGGTAAGTTCAGAAAGCTACAATGACAAATAGATGTTAACATGATTCCACAAGAAGAATATATAGCTAGCGACACAAACCTCAAAGGCTTGTATCTTCTGAGGCACTAGAGAATCTTCTGTGTTCCCTAAACCAAGTTGACCATTCTGGTTGCGCCCCCAGCTTTATACACATAtatcaaaataaccaaaatacaTAAAACTACACTTGAATCAAttgacattataaaaaaatatggataaAAAGCCATATTAACTGTGATTGTTGGTTGCACATAAGGAGAAGAAGAATAGCTAATAAGAGTAAAATACCTCTGCACCTCTCCATCCATTGTCACAGCCAAACAATGACTATCCCCACAAGCAATCTGCTTTATCATAACACCGTGCAATGCTTTTATTGGGAGCGGAGTAAACAAGTCACTCGAGTTCCCATGGCCTAATCTCCCAAAATCACCCCTGCAAAAACACATGTGTACAAACGAGTGTATCAAGTAACTGTTCACAAAACACAATCTAACCAccaaaaattgatataaaaaatagtaaagAGATAATTGATGAGAAGCAAACCATCCCCAACTATAGACCTCCAAGCGTGACTGTGAATAAGCAACGGTGTGGTCAGCACCACAGGTAACGGAAACGATTTGGTGTTCATCCAAGGCGCTTAGCTGCGTCGGGGAAGATCGATCCTCTGCGTCTCCGTGACCTAACTGTCCATCCTCTCCTCGACCCCATGAGCAAACAACCTCTCCAGCtaccaaaccaaaaccaaaaatcaaaacgTTCAAAATCAAACATCGAACTATTACTGAACTCATTGTCTAGGGAGTGAGACGTACAGAGGAGAGCGACGGAGTGGCTAGCACCAGCGGATATGATGAGAACTTTACGAGGTGGGGGCGTAACTTCACCCTCCGCCATCGATCACAGTCTTTCTCCTGAGCCGAAGATATTTTTCTGGGAGCGGAataatgataaatctaattttttattaataaaataggaagaaacttctatttttttttattgcttaCTATCCGtaagagaggagagaagagaagCAGATGGCTCACCTGATGATTACACGTGTCGTATTTTGTGGGACACTTACATCGAAGGTGGGTTTTAAAATGGGTATGATAAATGTTATTTGGCCCAATAAAGAAAAGAGCCCATCaacaattttattgtttataaaaCAGAGTAGCGGTAACAGAGTTCGTTACGAAGgcagagagaaagtgaaagaatcgtttcttcctcgtcgtcttcTCCGATCATCTCAGATTTCTCCGGCGAGGTATACCCTTCCTGTAACTTTGCAAGCGATTCACCACCACAACTTCTGCCACCACCTCCTCCTGTTAACAAGgccccaccaccaccacctcatGTTAATGATTCAGCACCACCACCAGCACCTGATGGTATATCTCAACGACTTACTGAAGCGCATAGACTAGCTGAACAAGCTTCGGTCATGGTTAACACATTGTCCCTTGATCAAGCTCAACGCAAATTCAGTTGCACACCTAGAAGACTGTCAGACCAATATTACAGCAGCAACAAAAGCTTTACAGTTGGCGACCATTCATCTTTCAGAAGCCCGAAGTGTCAACCAAGATGAGTCATTAACTGAACTTCTAAGTGATTTGTGATTTGTCTCTATGTAGTGTAATATTGACTTCACTGGCTATCTGTATAGTTGACACATGTAGTGAATTTTCTGGAGTCTTTTTTAGTGAGAATGCTCTCTTCTCTCTAGCATTTGGACCCTCATGGCTATGTTAATCTTCTGATGATTAACTGctttttattaaagaaaaactAGATGATCCTAATCAGTATCCGAAAGCAAGCAAGAGTAAGGATAATGTAGTATTGTCATATATTAGCCACAGCTGTTCTATAGACGAAAGACCTGGACTAGTTGAAGGATTAGACCATAGAACAAGAGTAAGGATAATGTAGTATTGTTCATGAATTTTCCAGCTCAGCAACAAGCTCATCTCCACCAAGCTTACTTTGCTTCCTCTCCACGTCATATCATACACATGTTTTCCCCCTGTGGCCTTGTTTAGCAACCAATGACACTACCACAGAGAAGGTAGACCCTGTCTCGTCTCAAAACCTGAACATCCAAAAGATATGAGCTTTAGGAGAGAAACTAAAATTTCAGCAACACAAGCACCTAGTGTCTCAAGTCTCATGAATGTCAACACCTTTTGGATTCAGAGTCAAGATCATCACATGGACACTATTACCTTCTTTGTGGAGGACTGGCATCAAATGAAGGATATAATCAATTCAAACCAAAAGAGaccaatatgaaaaaaaatgaagccCTAAACATGTTTGTGAAGCAAGCAATCAAGAGGAGAGTGATCATAACATAACAAAAGTCTTGAGAGATGTATAAAGCCAAAGCATTAACAAGTAGTTACAGTGACAAAAGCAGCATAATATAGCTCACCGATTCTGGAAAAAGAAGATCAATCCATAAGAACATCATTATCGAATCAATATATAGCTTTGAATTCAATCAGAACAGTAACAGCTCAAAGCCTCAAAACACGTAAGAGATATTTGATTCGGTTTTATGTGCGGTTCGTTTCGGTTTAATTAGTTCAATTTCaaccttttttgtctttttgcgCTTCTGTTAGggtcaatttaattttttttttttttgcagttcggttcggttcaatttcattttttgtctttttcggTTAGTTTCGGCTCGGTTCAATCAAttcaatttcaaatttttgtttcatagaaattagatatataaatcaaaaccGTTTCAAAATCGGTTcgaccaaaaattaaatatttgaatccGGCTTTTCTCTTTAACATTTTGCTTTTGTTTGTACATATTTCACTTCTATGAAACATTTTAACCGGCACTTATATATTTGGCTCGTCTAGCTTTGAAATCCTCTATAaacaatctttgttctcaaGCTTCTGTGCTTGACTATACAACATGTCTTGGATTTCAGGAGCTAAATTCTATATTGGGAGAGAATTAGCAGAATATGAAAACCTAGAAAATTAGGTATATTTCATGtgtcaaattaattaaaacaaacttttttatagTCTCATCTTTAATACAGAGATAGAGACTGATGATGATGTCTGTTTTGTTGGAAGCTTGTTGTTAATGAGATGCCTGACGTGCCCACAACTCAAGACATGTGTTTGGTTGGTTCTTTCCTTGAGCTACAAGAAACTGTTCAGCAAaactattttatcatttttttagcACTTTTTTGTAACGCCCCGacccgcccacggctaatgggccacccacgcccgctctttcggcccgtgggccccatcccgtctgacggtcggtccgttaaATTTTccaaaggctcgaaatcattgtttactgaccctgcaatcaccacccgacctttccccgtgctttggcctcactcgcacgctatcgcgaatcacttcccgataggtcacccatccttccactactccagctcaagcacgcttaactctggagttctttcaggatgtgctccggaaaaggtaagtcaactttggtgacataggtagccaaatcaattctcttaagccttttcacatatcacaactcgggatgttacaattcaccccctctcaaagaacgcaacgtcctcgttgcgctccacgacaggtctcaagacgcctctcaggtcagaactgagacgactaaccagctctgataccacttgtaacgccccgacccgcccacggctaatgggccacccacgcccgctcttTCGGCCTGTGGGCCCCATCCCGTCtgacggtcggtccgttaaATTTTccaaaggctcgaaatcattgtttactgaccctgcaatcaccacccgacctttccccgtgctttggcctcactcgcacgctatcgcgaatcacttcccgataggtcacccatccttccactactccagctcaagcacgcttaactctggagttctttcaggatgtgctccggaaaaggtaagtcaactttggtgacataggtagccaaatcaattctcttaagccttttcacatatcacaactcgggatgttacattTTTCTTTACTGCTCTTAAAGTTTACTGTGCAATCTTGACGTCTCTGCCATTTGTAAAGAACATAGTATTTGCGGGATCCCACTGTGTTCGTCACTAACTCCTATACTCTTTTGGTTCAATGATCTTAGTTTTTCAGCGGAAACGGTCCAGATTTTGGTAATGAATATCCAAATCATGACAAGAGTATTACAACACCACTTGTATTATATCATCAAACAATCTAAAGAAACCAAATTCGATAAAATTACCAATCAAAGATAACCAACTATCCCTCTTTATTCTAGTTCGATAGAGGCAACAGTAACCTAGTAGCAGCTACGGTGGTGGTGCTACTTCGTTATGTAGAGGTTGAAAAAGGTCGTGAAGAATTCTATTCTTTATCACTTTCAGAGTCTGTGTTGCTTCATTATTAGTTTCTTTATTAAATAGAGACTTCCACAAGCCGAAAAAGCTAGGCTCTATCACTTCCCTTCTAAACCCATTGGCCTCTGAAACAACCTTCCCACACCTCAACTTCTCTTCTACCTTCTTCAGTTGTTCTTCCATACTAGACATAAAGTTTCGGCCAGATGCACATCTTCCTTCTTGTCTGAGAACCAGTACAAGGACATTCAGAGATAATATCACATCATCAAAATTCTCCCATGTTGGTATAGCAAGTCTGATTTGGACCGACAAGCCACCATTACGATATACTCCATTCTTCGGTTCGATATATTTGAAGTAGACATAATGAATGACACGAAGCACTCTTTCCAGCACGAGACTATTAGGATAAATGTACCTTCGCCCCGCATCTCTCCATAACTTATAGCAAAGCCATAACATACTACGAATGTCATCACATAACAAAAACATCGCTTGAGCTATATATAATGAAAGCTCAACTCCTAGTCGCACAACCTCGTCTTTGAGCTCCTGCTTTGCAAAATCTCTTCCTAAAATGTAAGGAGAATGTAAAGGCAGTGACTTTATCTCTATATCCCAAGTCTCACCATCAAGAGGCTTAAACAATTCCCTAAGCATCCTATTTTTTATCTCtcttgcactacaagaaaacagcgacatactgagggaaaatatcgtcggtatgtcgtcggaataacgctattccgacgacataccgacgaaaaaagtcctcggaaataactcctcggaatttcatttttcctcggaaattcctcggaaatttccgacggaattccgaggaaacgaatttccgacggaattccgaggaaacgaatttccgaggaaattccgaggaccacatgttcgtcggaatttcctcggaatattccgaggaagatgtcgtcggaatatcccgagggatacacttcctcggaatatttccaaaattaaaaaaaaaaaatataaatttatttttttaaattgaaattcgaaaatataaaattgaaattgaaatagaaaatatatttaaaatacaaaaaaaataaaatagtttttataaataaataaaatgttttataaatacaaaattagttataataaatataaatatttttataaatatgaaatcatctttttataaatacaaaatagtttttataaataaaaaaaaaactaaaatagtttttataaataaaaaaatgttttataaatacaaaattagttataataaatataaatatttttataaatatgaaatcatctttttataaatacaaaatagtttttataaatacaaaaaataataaaatagtgtttataaatcaaaaaaatgttttataaatacaaaattagttttaataaatataaatatttttataaatatgaaatcatctttttataaatacaaaatagtttttataaatacaaaaaattataaaatagtgtttataataaaaaaatgttttataaatacaaattagttttaataaatataaaatagtataaaaattaaaaaaatagtttaaataaatcacaaaaacagttaataattacaaaaaatagttttaaaaatatttaaaatgttaaataattacaaaaaatagttttcataatattaaaaatgtttaataaatatagaaatttatattttttatataaatacataaaacgttttataaccacaaaaaatgattttaaatattatatatatgatttttaatcttaaaaaagttttatagattttaaaaatgtttaataaatatataaatgaagttaaaatgcaaaaaatagattttaaatacaaaaaacgttttcaatatatatatataattacaaattcgatttttataaccacaaaattaataaaaactaaaaaaaaaaattcaaatcaagtgatacAAATCaaatctaccattcaccctaacaaaatctataaatctaccattcaccctaacaaaatctataaatctcattccaaaatc
Proteins encoded in this window:
- the LOC106405088 gene encoding ultraviolet-B receptor UVR8, which encodes MAEGEVTPPPRKVLIISAGASHSVALLSGEVVCSWGRGEDGQLGHGDAEDRSSPTQLSALDEHQIVSVTCGADHTVAYSQSRLEVYSWGWGDFGRLGHGNSSDLFTPLPIKALHGVMIKQIACGDSHCLAVTMDGEVQSWGRNQNGQLGLGNTEDSLVPQKIQAFEGIRIKMVAAGAEHTAAVTEDGDLYGWGWGRYGNLGLGDRNDRLVPERVTSAGGEKMSMVACGWRHTISVSYSGALYTYGWSKYGQLGHGDLEDHLVPHKLEALGNSVISQISGGWRHTMALTSDGKLYGWGWNKFGQVGVGNNLDQCSPVQVRFPDDQKVVQVSCGWRHTLAVTERNNVFAWGRGTNGQLGIGESLDRNSPKIIEALSVDGASGQHIESSSFDPSSGKSWVSPSERYAVVPGETGQTDSTSKGNGGDISVPQTDAKRVRL